From a region of the Thiomicrorhabdus sp. genome:
- a CDS encoding tRNA(Met) cytidine acetyltransferase TmcA: protein MSDLLSLRKQLAQCKHRQLVILSGSELWQKQQLTSLYKQDERVFWISSNSVLNSKSPTEITRKEPFTDFHCEVIEPIRLSYYLGQEIAGAIIDVRHGLSADTLGITAGMIQAGGLLILLTPETAEWQTLANPENSRFLNTPYTISDAKKGFTQHLIQTWQHSEIVWLEENNPKTSFALPQCFNPTISLPTDDQKAALKAIHTVAFGHRKRPLVITADRGRGKSSILGIAAIESLINGKSHIAITASRLDQVGAAFEHAAKWLEAQINNRLDTDQELSGLTLLTNKPGLLEFSYQGQTKTIEFLAPDHLILNPTGADLLLVDEAAHLPTPVLTEILLRHHRLVFATTLHGYEGSGRGFELRFKKQLNQQTPDWKNLTLHQPIRWAENDPLEKAINKALLLDANITELDEIKIKNIAANKLCFQQVEAQQLIANPGMLKTLFGLLVQAHYQTSPNDLQQLLNAPNIKIIIASIHNQESTPNAILGAALCIEEGKISPGSGRAHGHLVPQLLTKHYAQNDFLMLSTLRIMRIAVHPQCQRIGIGKELISQVEQLGKQNRVDYICSSFGSSEELLPFWFEQYFWPLHVGVKRDKASGSHNIVVAKPISAMARQALSLIQTSFQEQFPHLLLESLPNLPSLQVWPIVQTFRFKQRNVGYEKALQSYQNGSRPYESVSNKLWKWSLQSAAKVKQGSITEQAIWCDKVLKKLSWQEVAHQHHLAGRKGVEEQLKACIDTWLQHKPNVLFKK from the coding sequence ATGTCTGACTTACTCTCTTTGAGAAAACAATTAGCTCAGTGTAAACACCGTCAACTGGTTATTTTAAGTGGTTCTGAATTATGGCAAAAACAGCAGCTTACCTCTCTCTATAAACAAGACGAAAGGGTTTTCTGGATCAGTTCAAATTCAGTCCTCAATTCAAAATCACCAACAGAGATTACTAGAAAAGAACCTTTCACTGACTTTCATTGCGAAGTTATTGAACCTATACGTTTAAGCTATTATTTAGGCCAAGAAATTGCGGGGGCCATTATTGATGTAAGACATGGCTTAAGTGCAGACACATTAGGCATTACCGCAGGCATGATTCAGGCTGGCGGTCTGCTTATTTTACTCACCCCAGAAACAGCAGAATGGCAAACCTTAGCCAACCCAGAAAATAGCCGTTTTTTAAATACCCCCTACACGATTTCAGATGCCAAAAAGGGCTTTACCCAACACCTTATTCAAACTTGGCAACACAGTGAAATTGTTTGGCTTGAAGAAAACAATCCAAAAACCAGTTTTGCACTACCTCAATGCTTTAACCCTACAATTTCTTTGCCTACTGACGACCAAAAAGCCGCTCTTAAAGCCATTCATACCGTGGCATTTGGGCATAGAAAACGCCCACTCGTCATCACCGCAGACCGAGGACGAGGTAAAAGCAGTATTTTAGGAATTGCTGCGATAGAAAGTTTAATAAATGGTAAAAGTCATATTGCCATCACCGCCAGTCGTTTAGATCAGGTTGGGGCAGCGTTTGAGCATGCTGCAAAATGGTTAGAAGCACAAATTAATAACCGCCTAGATACAGACCAAGAATTGTCTGGATTAACTTTATTAACAAACAAACCAGGCCTGTTAGAATTTAGTTATCAAGGCCAAACCAAAACCATAGAGTTTTTGGCACCAGACCATTTAATTCTTAACCCAACGGGTGCGGATTTATTATTGGTAGATGAAGCCGCACACTTGCCCACTCCGGTTTTAACAGAAATATTGTTACGTCACCATCGCTTAGTTTTTGCCACCACATTACATGGCTATGAAGGTTCTGGGCGTGGGTTTGAGCTACGTTTTAAAAAGCAATTAAATCAGCAAACTCCAGATTGGAAAAACCTCACTCTTCATCAACCTATTCGCTGGGCAGAAAACGATCCTTTAGAGAAAGCAATCAATAAGGCTTTATTGCTAGATGCCAATATTACCGAGCTAGATGAGATTAAGATAAAAAACATTGCTGCAAACAAACTTTGCTTTCAACAGGTTGAGGCACAGCAACTTATCGCTAACCCAGGCATGTTAAAAACCCTATTTGGTTTATTAGTTCAAGCCCACTACCAAACCAGCCCCAATGATTTACAGCAGCTATTAAACGCACCCAATATAAAAATCATCATTGCTAGCATCCACAATCAAGAGAGTACACCAAACGCCATTTTAGGTGCGGCACTCTGTATAGAAGAGGGCAAAATCAGCCCTGGTAGTGGTCGTGCTCATGGTCACTTAGTACCACAACTCCTCACCAAACATTATGCCCAAAATGATTTTTTAATGCTTTCTACTTTAAGAATCATGCGTATTGCGGTACACCCTCAATGTCAAAGAATCGGCATTGGTAAAGAGCTTATTAGCCAAGTTGAGCAACTAGGTAAACAGAACCGTGTGGATTATATTTGCAGTAGTTTTGGTTCAAGTGAAGAGCTTTTACCCTTTTGGTTTGAACAATATTTTTGGCCCCTGCATGTGGGTGTTAAACGCGATAAAGCCAGTGGTTCTCATAATATCGTGGTGGCCAAACCTATTTCAGCAATGGCTAGACAAGCCTTATCTCTTATTCAGACCAGCTTTCAAGAACAATTTCCGCATTTATTGTTAGAGTCACTGCCTAATCTACCCTCACTACAAGTCTGGCCAATTGTTCAAACATTTAGGTTTAAACAACGTAATGTTGGTTATGAAAAAGCTCTACAAAGCTACCAAAATGGTTCAAGACCTTATGAATCAGTGAGTAATAAACTATGGAAATGGAGTCTGCAATCTGCTGCCAAAGTTAAGCAAGGTAGCATTACAGAACAGGCTATCTGGTGCGATAAGGTGCTTAAAAAACTCAGTTGGCAAGAAGTGGCTCACCAGCATCATTTAGCAGGTAGAAAAGGCGTAGAAGAACAATTAAAAGCTTGTATTGATACGTGGTTACAACACAAGCCAAATGTCTTGTTTAAAAAATAA
- the xthA gene encoding exodeoxyribonuclease III, which produces MKIVSFNTNSVRLRLHQLQALTDQISPDIIGLQETKVQDHEFPLAEIEAMGYNAIFMGQKTHYGVALLYRKGIELIHSQLGWKTDDETAQKRMVIGDFKFENGETVKVINGYFPQGESRDHPVKFPAKEKFYQDLMAYLQQDCDSSQHIAVIGDFNISPTDLDIGIGEPNRKRWLRDGKTSFLPEEREWWQTLLDWGLIDTFRTVHPDKNDVFSWFDYRSKGFDREPRRGLRIDTVLATPSLNQKAIASEVSYEIRGMEKPSDHAPVWTEFKF; this is translated from the coding sequence ATGAAAATCGTTTCATTTAATACCAATAGCGTACGTTTACGTTTACACCAACTTCAAGCATTAACGGATCAAATATCACCAGACATCATTGGCCTGCAAGAAACAAAAGTTCAGGATCATGAGTTTCCTTTAGCAGAGATAGAAGCTATGGGCTATAACGCAATTTTTATGGGTCAAAAAACCCATTATGGTGTGGCGCTTTTATACCGTAAAGGCATTGAGTTGATTCACTCACAGCTCGGTTGGAAAACCGACGATGAAACCGCTCAAAAACGTATGGTGATTGGTGATTTTAAGTTTGAAAACGGAGAAACAGTTAAGGTTATTAATGGTTATTTCCCACAAGGTGAAAGCCGAGACCACCCGGTTAAATTCCCTGCAAAAGAGAAGTTTTATCAAGATTTAATGGCTTACTTGCAACAAGACTGTGACTCAAGCCAACACATTGCGGTAATTGGTGACTTTAATATCTCACCAACTGATTTAGATATTGGTATTGGTGAACCTAACCGAAAACGCTGGTTACGAGATGGTAAAACAAGCTTTTTACCTGAAGAGCGTGAATGGTGGCAAACTTTGTTAGACTGGGGACTAATTGATACTTTTAGAACCGTGCACCCAGATAAAAATGATGTCTTCAGCTGGTTTGATTACCGCTCAAAAGGATTTGATAGAGAGCCACGCCGCGGTTTAAGAATTGATACTGTATTGGCGACCCCATCTTTAAATCAAAAAGCAATTGCAAGTGAAGTCAGTTATGAGATTCGCGGAATGGAAAAACCATCTGACCACGCTCCCGTTTGGACTGAATTTAAATTTTAA
- the bla gene encoding class A beta-lactamase, whose protein sequence is MTNFILLIGLLSLSFLANAGNARPSLKNTIINLEKQTHGKIGVAVLNTKNMRHWSYRGNERFALMSTFKTLACAKMLADSERQLLNKQQAVLIDKTKMITWSPITEKFIGKKMTLEKLCEAAMLKSDNTAINLVLSHIGGPASVTKFLEQNGDFITRIDRKEPELNSAIVNDPRDTSTPLTMVNTLYKLLYGNVLSEASKIQLKNWMLNNQVSDTLLRSILPSNFLIADRSGAGNNGSRGITAVIWNKETKPIIVSIYLTQTQLTINERDKVIVEIGKAILQRYDLTDF, encoded by the coding sequence ATGACTAATTTCATCTTACTTATTGGATTACTTTCACTTTCATTTTTAGCCAATGCTGGTAACGCTAGGCCGTCGCTTAAAAACACCATTATCAATTTAGAAAAACAAACTCACGGTAAAATTGGTGTGGCAGTATTAAACACAAAAAACATGCGTCATTGGAGTTACCGTGGCAATGAACGTTTTGCACTTATGAGCACCTTTAAAACACTTGCCTGTGCCAAAATGCTGGCTGATTCTGAGCGCCAGCTTTTAAACAAACAACAAGCCGTTTTAATTGATAAAACAAAAATGATTACTTGGTCACCTATTACCGAAAAGTTTATTGGTAAAAAAATGACGCTTGAAAAGTTATGCGAAGCGGCCATGCTTAAAAGTGACAATACCGCAATTAATCTTGTCTTATCTCATATTGGCGGCCCAGCATCGGTAACGAAGTTTTTAGAACAAAACGGCGATTTTATTACCCGTATTGATAGAAAGGAACCTGAATTAAATTCGGCAATTGTGAATGACCCAAGAGATACATCAACGCCATTAACCATGGTCAATACACTCTATAAACTTCTATATGGCAATGTGCTTTCTGAAGCATCTAAAATCCAATTAAAAAATTGGATGCTTAATAACCAAGTATCAGACACTTTATTACGCTCAATCCTTCCTAGCAATTTTTTAATTGCCGATCGTTCAGGTGCAGGAAACAATGGTTCAAGAGGCATAACGGCGGTAATTTGGAATAAAGAAACCAAACCGATTATAGTCAGTATTTATTTAACACAAACACAGCTAACCATAAATGAGCGAGATAAAGTGATTGTTGAGATTGGTAAAGCAATTTTACAAAGGTATGACTTAACAGACTTTTAA
- the purU gene encoding formyltetrahydrofolate deformylase, with protein sequence MSHVYRLVISCPDQVGIVAKVAEYIATQGGSIIEANHHTDAMNGWFFMRHEILASSLSATLAEFEAGFAAVAEEFSMEWYVSDSEKPKKIALFASKESHCLADLLHRWHENELPGEVVCVIANHDDLRSMVEWYQVPFHHIPVTPDTKPQAFAEAEATAAKYNADVIVLARYMQILPPKMCRDYAGQVINIHHSFLPSFVGAKPYHQASERGVKLIGATCHYVTEDLDEGPIIEQDVIRVNHSKTIDDLKRLGRDVEKTVLARGLRYHLEDRVLIHGNKTVVFDS encoded by the coding sequence ATGAGTCATGTTTATCGATTAGTTATTTCATGCCCTGATCAAGTTGGGATTGTTGCTAAAGTAGCCGAATATATCGCTACCCAAGGCGGCTCTATTATTGAAGCTAACCATCATACCGATGCCATGAATGGCTGGTTTTTTATGCGTCATGAAATTTTAGCTAGCTCATTATCAGCCACCTTAGCTGAATTTGAAGCAGGGTTTGCAGCCGTTGCTGAAGAATTTTCCATGGAATGGTATGTGTCTGACTCAGAAAAGCCTAAAAAAATAGCTTTATTTGCATCAAAAGAATCACACTGTTTGGCTGATTTGTTGCATAGATGGCATGAAAATGAGCTACCTGGTGAAGTGGTTTGCGTTATTGCTAATCATGATGACTTACGTTCAATGGTTGAGTGGTATCAAGTGCCATTCCACCATATTCCAGTTACGCCAGACACTAAGCCGCAAGCTTTTGCTGAGGCTGAAGCTACAGCGGCTAAATACAATGCCGATGTCATTGTTTTAGCACGTTATATGCAGATCTTACCACCTAAAATGTGTAGAGATTATGCTGGACAAGTCATCAATATTCACCACAGTTTTTTACCTTCTTTTGTGGGTGCAAAACCTTATCATCAAGCAAGTGAGCGTGGGGTGAAATTGATTGGTGCAACTTGTCACTACGTAACCGAAGATTTAGATGAAGGACCAATTATTGAGCAAGACGTCATTCGTGTGAACCACTCTAAAACCATTGATGATCTAAAGCGTTTAGGACGTGATGTTGAAAAAACCGTATTAGCTCGCGGTTTACGTTATCACTTAGAAGACAGAGTGTTAATTCACGGCAATAAAACGGTTGTATTTGACTCTTAA
- the mnmC gene encoding bifunctional tRNA (5-methylaminomethyl-2-thiouridine)(34)-methyltransferase MnmD/FAD-dependent 5-carboxymethylaminomethyl-2-thiouridine(34) oxidoreductase MnmC: protein MSSINKPSHTLTLAQVNWTDEAVPKSAQFDDFYFSTDGGMQEVEHTFIKPNQLPKRFAELAEDSTFRIAETGFGSGLNFLMVCDLWLQAAPNSSQLHFISFEKYPLQLDDLTKAHLALPGLQKIAKTLQEAYPLLLPGWHDVFLFDKRVRLTLWFGDVLKGLPECDANAGSKMDAWFLDGFAPAKNPDMWQAGLYQQMARLSHSQTTFATFTAAGDVRRALEKSGFEVKKASGFGKKREICFGRLAQERPYSLKAPWFSRPEPITKTGTAIVIGAGLAGGAVANKLAQAGWQVTVLEGQKEIATQASGNLAGAVHPLITADWNLRSQWYLQGFEATLRTVLPWFQELQKEKISNQSNESDSSDTNNEQDLLLGDLTGLVQLAVSKTSAQRVNDAFERVGLPQNFVQTLSQQQATEMIGTQTTTGGVLFPQGGWLYPKAVINKCLAHPNVTLKTSSQVTDIQQLADKSWQVTTDLEGYNANIVVVATGSLDHYLNEKLGLPIRPVKGQVSHIQANQQQQTLKIAVTHEGYSTACGNGCAVTGATFEAPDMSTILSEEAHQANIDMTKNALPNWLTVKASELNDLQDLGGRIAFRPTTPDHLPIIGAIADQQWMQEKYLSQSHTHAVYRYPKQQYQTGLYVSNGHGPRGLMSVFLAAETILADISGSALPQPLSLYQASHPARFKIRYWRSGSKQENGKLN, encoded by the coding sequence ATGTCATCTATCAACAAACCTTCTCATACCCTTACTTTAGCACAAGTTAATTGGACAGATGAAGCGGTTCCTAAATCGGCACAATTTGATGACTTTTACTTTTCAACCGATGGTGGTATGCAAGAGGTTGAACATACTTTTATTAAGCCAAATCAGTTGCCAAAACGGTTTGCAGAGTTGGCAGAAGACAGCACTTTTCGGATTGCAGAAACCGGGTTTGGTTCGGGTTTAAACTTTTTAATGGTTTGTGATTTATGGTTGCAAGCGGCTCCTAATTCATCGCAACTTCATTTTATTTCATTTGAAAAATATCCATTACAACTTGATGATTTAACCAAAGCTCATTTGGCTTTACCAGGCCTGCAAAAAATCGCAAAGACTTTGCAAGAGGCTTACCCTTTGTTATTGCCTGGTTGGCATGATGTCTTTTTGTTTGATAAACGAGTCAGGTTAACTTTGTGGTTTGGTGATGTATTAAAAGGTTTGCCAGAGTGTGATGCCAATGCTGGTTCTAAAATGGATGCTTGGTTTTTGGATGGTTTTGCTCCTGCCAAAAACCCCGATATGTGGCAAGCGGGTTTGTATCAACAGATGGCACGTTTAAGTCATTCACAAACTACATTTGCCACGTTTACTGCTGCAGGTGATGTTCGCCGTGCTCTTGAAAAATCCGGATTTGAAGTTAAAAAGGCATCAGGTTTTGGTAAAAAACGTGAGATCTGTTTTGGTCGGCTTGCTCAGGAACGCCCGTACAGTTTAAAAGCCCCATGGTTTAGTCGGCCAGAGCCGATTACAAAAACAGGCACTGCAATTGTGATTGGAGCCGGTTTAGCCGGTGGTGCGGTAGCTAATAAGCTTGCACAAGCTGGCTGGCAGGTAACCGTATTAGAGGGTCAAAAAGAGATTGCTACTCAGGCTTCTGGTAATTTGGCAGGAGCGGTTCACCCATTAATTACCGCCGACTGGAATTTACGCAGCCAATGGTATTTACAAGGTTTTGAAGCGACCTTAAGAACGGTATTGCCTTGGTTTCAAGAGCTGCAAAAAGAGAAGATTTCCAATCAATCAAATGAATCCGATTCATCTGATACAAATAATGAACAAGATTTGCTATTAGGTGATTTAACCGGCCTGGTGCAATTAGCCGTTAGTAAAACAAGTGCCCAAAGAGTTAATGATGCGTTTGAACGAGTAGGTTTACCTCAAAATTTTGTGCAAACGCTTTCTCAACAACAAGCTACCGAAATGATTGGTACTCAAACCACAACAGGCGGAGTGTTGTTCCCGCAGGGTGGGTGGTTGTATCCCAAAGCTGTAATTAATAAATGTTTAGCTCATCCAAACGTTACTCTTAAGACATCTTCTCAGGTAACGGATATTCAACAATTGGCAGATAAGTCTTGGCAAGTGACTACTGATTTGGAGGGCTACAACGCCAATATTGTGGTGGTGGCGACGGGTAGTTTAGATCATTATTTAAATGAAAAGTTAGGGTTGCCAATTCGTCCAGTTAAAGGTCAGGTGAGTCATATACAAGCCAATCAACAACAGCAGACACTAAAAATTGCAGTCACGCATGAAGGCTACTCTACTGCTTGTGGTAATGGTTGTGCAGTAACAGGGGCTACTTTTGAGGCTCCAGATATGAGCACAATATTAAGTGAAGAAGCCCACCAAGCCAATATAGATATGACCAAAAATGCCCTACCTAATTGGTTAACAGTCAAAGCCAGCGAGCTCAATGATTTACAAGATTTGGGGGGACGAATTGCTTTTAGGCCCACCACACCTGATCATTTACCAATTATTGGTGCCATTGCAGACCAGCAATGGATGCAAGAGAAATATTTGTCTCAGTCTCACACTCATGCGGTGTACCGTTACCCTAAACAACAATATCAAACGGGGTTATATGTATCCAATGGTCACGGACCAAGAGGCTTGATGTCGGTGTTTTTGGCGGCCGAAACTATTTTGGCCGACATCTCTGGTAGTGCTTTACCTCAGCCCTTATCGTTGTATCAAGCAAGTCACCCCGCACGTTTTAAAATTCGCTATTGGCGAAGTGGTAGTAAACAGGAAAATGGTAAGTTAAATTAG
- the msrB gene encoding peptide-methionine (R)-S-oxide reductase MsrB, translating into MKEDNMMPLTDSNEGNDKNLNADFWKEKLTPEQYQICRCGGTEPAFSGKYWDLKASGIYACSCCQAPLFSSADKYDSGSGWPSFWQPINKEAVLERIDKTHGMIRTEVLCSACHSHLGHVFTDGPEPTGLRFCINSASLEFQET; encoded by the coding sequence ATGAAAGAAGATAATATGATGCCTTTAACCGATTCTAATGAAGGTAATGATAAAAATCTGAATGCCGATTTTTGGAAAGAAAAGCTCACTCCAGAACAATATCAAATATGTCGTTGTGGTGGAACTGAACCCGCTTTTAGTGGTAAATATTGGGATTTAAAAGCCTCTGGAATTTACGCCTGCAGTTGTTGTCAAGCACCGCTTTTTTCTTCAGCAGATAAATACGACTCTGGCTCAGGCTGGCCAAGCTTTTGGCAACCTATAAATAAAGAGGCCGTTTTAGAACGTATTGATAAAACCCATGGCATGATTAGAACTGAAGTTTTATGTTCTGCTTGCCACAGTCATCTTGGCCACGTGTTTACTGATGGCCCAGAACCTACTGGTTTACGTTTTTGCATTAACTCGGCAAGTTTAGAGTTTCAAGAAACTTAA